The Mercenaria mercenaria strain notata chromosome 6, MADL_Memer_1, whole genome shotgun sequence genome contains the following window.
ATATTACTTTGGTAATTTGTAAATGTGTCAATAGATTCACAGAAAACAAATGTGTGTTCTTAAAACTCTGTAaagtgtttcaaaaatttttttattgcgCCTCATTCATTCTGACTTAAGAATAAGTCCAATATATATGGATATAATCTgactataattatatttttaaacagaaatgAGTGCAAACTGCTTTCAACGTGACGACTCTcaaatattcagttattataCAGAACATCTTATTGTATATAATACATAACCCGTTTACATACATATTATTACAGtttgatatatatttcttattgGATCTGAAGTCTGGAATTTTAACAGGAGGAAGTTATTTCCAATAACATATAAGTATATAGCTATCAATATTTTCGACAAATTTAAAGATATGCCTCCAAGTTACGATATGTTCTTTCAATTCTTAATATTAAGAATAAAAAGTGCAATTTAGCCACTCTGTGAGTTGTAGTTAGAATTTATATGCAGTACTGTAAAGATAGTTTGTCATCCTGTAAAACTGGTGACAGACAACCGATGACTTTGTATCAAACTCAAGTAAAGTAACTTTGATAATTcagatttcaaaaatatgacaatatctaatttaatttgtttatattgCAATGCACATATGCCGGCATCTATTTCGTTATAAAATAATTCTGACGTTCTATCGATACAGCGGTAATGCAAACCAGAATATTTGCTTCTTTTTACATtgcttttttttctgtcaatctTTTTATGTGTAAAGTACCATCTCTCGTTTAGATTACAATTGATAGTAATTATAAATTTCTAATCTTGATTACAGTTACAAAATGGAATGATAACTATGTTGGTCTTGATTACAGTTACAAAATGGAATGACAACTATGTTGGTCTTTATTACAGTTACAGTGTTATAATATCATTGGTGGTCATTATTACTGTTACAATGTAATAATAAGATTGGTGGCATTAATCAGAGTTTACACTGTAATTTATAACATTCCTAGCCTTGTTTACAGCCACAGTGTGATTACACATTTCCAACATAGATTACAACTGCAATGTAATTATAACAACTCTAGCCCTGATTAATTACTGCTACAGTGTAATCTCTAAAATTCAAGCCTTGATTACTGCAGTAACAGTGGAATTATTACATTTCCAACCTGGATAACAATTGCAATGTATAATTATAACAACTCTAGCCCTGATTAATAACTGCCCTGATTAATAACTGCTACTGTGTAATCTATGAAATTCCAGCCTTGATTACTGCAGCAACAGAGGAATTATTCCATTTCCGACCTGGACTACAATCACAGTGTTAATATGTAACATTTCTAATCTGAATAACAGTTACAGTATTACTTTGATATTGCTAGTCTTGATTACAATTTCAGTACAATTATAACATTTCTAGCCTCGAttagaattacatttttttatacatttctaGCCTAAAGGCTTGATAAATAATCACAATTTGTCTCAGGcttaaactgaaataattatactCGTATTACTTTTTACAACAAACGCCTTTCAAAtgtattctagaaaaaaaaaaaaactacaaaatttacaattatataaCAATATCAAGACATGACACAGACCATCTAAATTTGACAACAGTACACATATACCAATAGATAACACCAAACATGATTTTCATGCTGATTCCTAttcatacaatatcaagacatgaCACAGACCTGGAACAATATGCCAATGGATAACACAAAAACATGCATTGTATCCTAATTCCTATTCATACAATATCAAGATATGAAACAGACCATCTCTTTTGACAATGGAATACATATTGCCAATGGATATATCAACAAACATCTTTTTATTCCTATTCATACAATATCAGGACATACACAGACATCTGATTACACAATAACACACATATTCCAATTGATAACACTCAAACATGGATAGCATCCTAATTCCTATTCATACAATATCAGGACATGACACAGACCATCCGATTTGACAATGGAACACATATATGCCAATGGATAATACTCAAACATGGATAGCATCCTAATTCCTATTCATACAATATCAGGACATGACACAGACCATCCGATTTGACAATGGAACACATATATGCCAATGGATAATACTCAAACATGGATAGCATCCTAATTCCTATTCATACAATATCCAGATATGACACAGATCTAATTCGGCAATGATACACATATGCTAATGGATAACACGCAAACATGCATTGCATCCTAATTCCTATTCATACAGTATCAACATATAACACATTTCATCTGATGTTGTACTGTCAGATGTCAGGAATTCTCATTTTGagtcaaatttaaaatatatatgattcACAAAAATTCTTGTAagttgtttttcttcaaaattgtaCTATTTTCTACATCATACCAttgcttttatgctaactaagataCATTGATGTATTTCGAGTATGtattaagattaaaaaaaacatgcagtgaaactttttaacttttttattgaaACTGACAAAAAATTGCAATGGAATATTAATACTCTCATCGAAATCGTTCCTCAGCCGAAGTCTTCGATATTTTTCTATAAGAAAAACTTATAATAACATTGTTTAAATGATTACTAAGACATAATATgatccaaaacagtgattttgtcgTTGAATTAAATCTTGTCTAGGACACCATCCCGTTTCGTTCGGTTTTCTTTTCCAATGCGCCGCTATAACTTAATTTTAACAGTGATTCTTTACATTAATTAGGGTCGTGCTAGAACTGACCACATTATTAGCTAAAAAACAATGGTAAAGCCGGTTATAAATTGGTTGAATCAGACATCAGTTGTGTACAAAACAGCAATAAATGTACACATAAAGATAACGAAAGACTGGATATTGTGGAACTGTTCGACTCTGTCCGTCACATCCTTTACACATGTTCCTTTCCGTACATTCTTCAACAACTCCATCTTGATCCACTCATTAAATTCGTCCTGCATCACACTTATAGGCATAGCTCCATTGCTTAGGATAACGCTGTGTAATGGTTTTATCAATTTGTCTTTTTCAAAGTTACCTGAAAAGAGTGTTACGTAACAAATCataaatttttatatcaaaattttcatactgttaaaatacttaaattttacGTGCATATGTTGCGCATTTGGACACGGGTACATTGCGGCAACTGCTACATGCTTGTAATGAAGATTATTATGACGCATCGGTACAAAAATGTAGAATATCATGATTAGAATAGGCAGTATCACCTATAAACAAAAGCCTAAAATCGTGTATGTATGGTTGTGTAAATGACTGATACttacacaaaaataaacaagagctgtccgtaagacagccaagctcgactattcgaaatattgtcccagaagcaggaaaatattacccaaaaaggttaaatatcaaaagagttttaagttcaaaaggggacaaaatttgaccaaaatgcatatcagttatgggacttgctgctatcaactagttttataaccccgaaggcacatgtgaagcttcagttcaatatctgcattagttttggagatagaaactcgcatgtaaaactttaaccagaattttcaaagtccaaaagggggcataatttgcccaaaatacatgccagagttatgggacttgacccagtgaggttggtaattgatctagaaaaagaaaaaataagtttcaaatccatatgccttttagtaattgctgtatgtacttgcacgcaaaactttaaccaggattttctaagtccaaaaaggggaataatttgctaaaaatacatgtaagagttatgggacttgatccagtgaggttagtaattgatctagaaaaggaaaaataagtttcaaatctatatgccttttagtaatagctatatgtacttgcacgcaaaactttaaccagaatttgctaagtccaaaagggggcataatttggcaaaaatgaaagtcagagttatggaacttgatgctatcaactagttttataaccccgaagacacatgtgaagtttaaaatcaatatctgcattagttttggagatagtaacttgcatgtaaaacagtaacttgcatgtaaaactttaaccaaaattttctaagtctaaaagggggcataatttgctcaaaatacatgtcagagttatgggacttgacccagtgaggttggtaattgatctagaaaaagaaaaaataagtttcaaatctatatgccttttagaaatagctgtatgtacttgcacgcaaaacgttaaccagaattttctaagtccaaaagggggcataatttggccaaaatgaaggtcagagttatgggacttgctgctatcaactagttttataaccccgaagacacatgtgaagtttcaaatcaatatctgcattagttttggagatagtaacttgcatgtaaaactttaaccaatattttctaagtccaaaagggggcataatttgctcaaaatacatgtcagagttatgggacttgacccagagaggttggtaattgacctagaaaaagaaaaaataagtttcaaagctatatgcctttaattgatggctgtatgtacttgcatgcaaaaacttaaccaaggtgtgacgccgacgccgacgccgacgccgacgccaggttgaatagaatagctagactattcttcgaatagtcgagctaaaaatgtaaaatggtCAAACAACAaggataaaacgaacaaataaatgCACACAGTGGGGCAATAATAAACCtaagtaccagtaagtaaataatagtgcagataatacagttttgcttgtatttaaatgtcacaatagaagcacttttgtaatacagaacacctggtaggattagtaaaggtgcaattatgttgatctctatttcctatgcctacaccACCATTTAACGGTCAGTGGCGGTCACACTACTGAGGAGCTTAAACTGGATGATGGTGCGCAACATTCCTTTTAACACCtatcatgttccaaagtcataGAACGATACAAATTAAAGTTATTCCTGGTAGGTAAATTCCTTTCACACGTACAGTAAAGGTAATGTATAACATATAACATAAAAATGCTGGTGTAAAATGGACAATCTTCGGTTAACTAGTCTaacatttttgtcatatttaattgtttttcaagCTAAAACAGCCATGGTGCAGTTATACAAGGAACCTCCTTGGTTGTTAGGTAAATGCTGGCGTTAAACTTGCCCTACGTTAATTTTGGCCCGCGCCTCGCATTTGGGTAAGAGTTTCTTCAAGTCAGAAAGTTATGCAGCTTGCAAATGGAATGTCAGTGGCTCTAGCCCAGTGATCACCCGTGCATAAGATATTGCCCAGATGATCGTCAGGGGTTTTATACACCGAAAAAGCTTGCCATATATCCTTAAGTTTCCTACGTGATCCAAGAACTCAAAATAAACCGGTACATACAGAGACGTTCAGACGCTCTTTTCCTAAGTTCCCGTATCTTCAGTTTTCCGATCATGTAAGTTGTTGCTTGGGCTGGCCATGTGGAATAACGATCTATTTCCTTGGCAATAAATTCCGGAGTGTAAGCTGTGTAGTTGGTCATGTATTCAATCGCATGATCACGTGACCAACTAAAAAAAAGATAGGAGTAtacataattttttatgtatatataaattttacacttttttctgaaaaacaatcTTTAGAGTGAACAAATGACAACACATTAGGGGAAAATGAAAACGCGATCCTTGCTACATACAGCTGGTAATTGTTATGACCAATttcaaaatgagccgcgccatgagaaaaccaacatagtgggtttgcgaccagcatggatccagacgagcctgcgcatccgcgcagtctggtcaggatccatgttgttcgcttttaaagcctactgcaattagagaaactgttagcgaacagcatggatcctgaccagactgcgcggatgcacaggctagtatggatccatgctggtcgcaaacccactatgttggttttcccatgtcgCGGCTCAAATGTAAATGCAAGGACTAATATGTTCGTTCCTTCGTGGAATAATATCGTGCTCCTAAAGGTGCGCATTCGTTCCACTGCTGAACTCGAGCATACTTCTCGACTTGTACATGTAACTATAATAACCGGAaacacattgaattttgttattcAGGAAACACTCATTCTTTGGGAAGCTCCACAACACAACATCATAGCCTCCGTGGTCGAGCGGTAAAAgttgctggcttcaaatcacttgtccgtCAACActgtaggttcgaaacctcgcttggagAACACTgtcatgtgagaaagtcatccagctggtttGATTTAACCTAGGTGCCTGTCCGTGCCTGAAATCGTATAGGCTTTTTGGGTCATCATCCACCATggaaaactggaaagtcgccacatgacctataactgtgtcggtgtgacgtttatACTAGCAAAAACACAAGATTGGGTAAATGGTTTTGATAATTGCCTTGCTATCCATTCAATCAATGTATAGAAATTTAGTAAACTTACTTTTTAGCATGAATACCTGTATCCACAACAAGCCGAGCTGCACGAAATATTTCCAAGCCGTATTTCCCAAACCTtgaatataaataacaaaatactcgCACATGCATTTAATGGGACATGTCCAGATTTGCGTTgtttctttaaaacttgtaatTAAAGTTGAACACTTAATTATTATAAACACAAAGCAAAGATAAAGAGTGTCAACGAGTTAAAGCAAGTATGACTCGGGCATTCTGTGAAATGTCTCTCTAAAAGTAAAAGATAAGTCACGCACATGGCAGACCCTAATTTGCACTTACATCCAATTGTCTTCATAATGTCCttctaacaaaatattaaattacgATGTTGATACCTTATCTACATGTACGTACTTTATCAGTTtcctaattttcaaaataaatgcagACGACTTCAACTTCAATGAAACACCGTGATGAAAACCAATATGCCGATAAGCGGTACTACATGtgaccttttaaaaaaatatgaaataggccaagaagaaattttatttacagttttaactGATACTCACCTTTCCATATcgtctttaaaaatattaaggtCTTCGCCTAAATCTTCAGAATACAGTCCCCATccctaaaataaattaaaaacatgttgAACTGTTCTTCTACACAAACCGTAATCAGCCCTTTTTACTAAATATCAAAGTTCTTAGCAAACAGTTAACAACAATTTCAGTTTCAGTGCAGTATTTAGCGAAGACActtatttcaagatatatactcGAAAATAAAAAGTCGACGAGAATTTCTAGTTCATTTTAGAATACCTATTgttacaaatttgtttttttttctttcacttcTTACATTCCAGTTTTTACAATGTCACATGGATTTTGAAGATGCACGATCTTTGGGAGATTCTCGCGCTCCATGCTGTTAGAACACCTTTtaatatatgcgcgttccgtggcaaagcgtgaACGTATTACGGcgccaaaacggataattcaaacgGAAATGACCTGAACGCCAGTGAACGTGAATAaaaacgtagactttaccgcgcatttcatggaatttaatgacgttgagggacaatatattcatttacttgattttcacaccttttatgttagaatagcgttagcgcatgttcttttcgtgttataacatcttcagaatccctcgggaatcgttggtaccaatccctcgggattctgcagatgttataacacgaaacaaGAGGacaaagatggccctaggtcgctcatctgagaaacacaccataacagtgtaaacatgtttgacctagtgatttcatggaaacaaatatgaataattttcattaagattgcgcCAAAAATGTGGTcgcttaagtgtaaacaagtattttctttttgacctagtgacctagtttttgagccaagatgacatacattcgaacttgacctagatttgatcaaggcaatcattctgaccaaatttcatcaacctcaattgaacaagagctcgtcgaacacgaaatgccccccttgatgcattcagtaattgcacaaggaacagaaattatttgctcactgtaaacaaaagttctactgttctggttcaatgtgatattgacctattgacctcaaaatcaacaggggtcatctgctggtcatgatcaacccccctattaagtttagtgatcctaggcccaagcgttttcaaggtatcgtccggaaagggtttaactgttccgggtcaatgtgaccgtGACCattagcctacagacctcaaaatctatagtgGTCATCTccaggtcatgaccaacatccctatcatGATCCAAGGCCctagagttctcaagttattgtctggaaacggtttaaatgttccaggtcactgtaaccttgacctttgacctactgacctcaaaatcaataggggtcatctgctggtcatgatgaacctctctatcatctttcatgacccttggcccaagcgttctcaagttattgtccagaaactgtttaactgttcctggccaatctgacctggAACtctgaccaaatga
Protein-coding sequences here:
- the LOC128557888 gene encoding uncharacterized protein LOC128557888, which gives rise to MFENIPNFPLKIEKMLYDGPNGIYKNGAPDGSRPGIFYANVNSKVPTFDMAALLLHETDPGHHLQDSYALTAQGIPIFRKVTDFSKYFGVPLHFPFYTAYSEGWGLYSEDLGEDLNIFKDDMERFGKYGLEIFRAARLVVDTGIHAKNWSRDHAIEYMTNYTAYTPEFIAKEIDRYSTWPAQATTYMIGKLKIRELRKRASERLCNFEKDKLIKPLHSVILSNGAMPISVMQDEFNEWIKMELLKNVRKGTCVKDVTDRVEQFHNIQSFVIFMCTFIAVLYTTDV